A portion of the Streptomyces coeruleoprunus genome contains these proteins:
- a CDS encoding TetR/AcrR family transcriptional regulator, producing the protein MTSAATPAYRRLSVEERRVQLLGAALSLFAHRAPEDVSLDDVAEAAGVSRPLVYRYFPGGKQQLYEAALRSAADELELCFAEPPTGPPTERLARVLDRYLAFVDEHDAGFSALLQGGSVAETSRTTAIVDEVRRAAAEQILVHLGVPRPGPRLRMMVRTWIASVEAASLIWLDEGKRPPAAELRGWLVDHLVALLAATAATDEETARVVTGLLALETAEGPVGTLARRVVPVVSEAAHLL; encoded by the coding sequence ATGACGAGTGCCGCCACGCCCGCGTACCGACGGCTCAGCGTCGAGGAGCGGCGCGTTCAACTCCTCGGCGCCGCCCTGTCGCTCTTCGCGCACCGCGCGCCCGAGGACGTGTCGCTGGACGACGTCGCGGAGGCCGCCGGGGTGTCCCGGCCGCTCGTCTACCGCTACTTCCCCGGCGGCAAGCAGCAGCTGTACGAGGCCGCGCTGCGCTCGGCGGCCGACGAGCTGGAGCTGTGCTTCGCCGAGCCGCCGACCGGGCCGCCCACCGAGCGGCTGGCCCGGGTCCTGGACCGGTACCTGGCGTTCGTGGACGAGCACGACGCCGGTTTCAGCGCCCTGCTCCAGGGCGGCAGCGTCGCGGAGACGTCCCGGACGACGGCGATCGTGGACGAGGTGCGGCGGGCCGCCGCCGAGCAGATCCTCGTGCACCTCGGCGTACCGCGACCCGGCCCGCGCCTGCGCATGATGGTCCGCACCTGGATCGCCTCGGTCGAGGCCGCGTCGCTGATCTGGCTGGACGAGGGCAAGCGGCCGCCCGCCGCCGAACTGCGCGGCTGGCTCGTCGACCACCTCGTCGCGCTGCTGGCGGCCACCGCGGCGACGGACGAGGAGACCGCCCGGGTGGTGACCGGGCTGCTGGCCCTGGAGACGGCGGAGGGCCCCGTGGGGACGCTGGCGCGCCGGGTGGTGCCCGTCGTGAGCGAGGCCGCCCACCTGCTGTGA
- a CDS encoding diiron oxygenase — MTTVSEPDLRLLRDALGPLRDREQVAARLLESSAKHSFDPETELDWDAPFEDGKWFWPPELVSLYDTPLWRRMSEEQRMDLARHEAASLASLGIWFEIILMQLLVRHIYDKSVTSNHVRYALTEIADECRHSMMFAKLIQKGGAPAYPVPRVYHNMARVLKTVSTTPGSFAATLLGEEILDWMQRLTFPDERIQPLVRGVTRIHVVEEARHVRYAREELRRQMVTAPRWEQEFTRVSCGEAARVFSVCFVNPQVYENVGLDRREAVAQVRASGHRREVMQSGARRLTDFLDDIGVLRGVGRRLWRSSGLLA; from the coding sequence ATGACGACCGTGTCCGAACCCGACCTGCGCCTGCTGCGCGACGCGCTCGGCCCCCTGAGGGACCGTGAGCAGGTCGCCGCGCGGCTGCTGGAGTCCTCCGCCAAGCACTCCTTCGACCCCGAGACCGAACTCGACTGGGACGCGCCCTTCGAGGACGGCAAGTGGTTCTGGCCGCCGGAGCTGGTCTCGCTCTACGACACGCCGCTGTGGCGCAGGATGTCCGAGGAGCAGCGGATGGACCTCGCCCGGCACGAGGCGGCGTCGCTCGCCTCGCTGGGGATCTGGTTCGAGATCATCCTGATGCAGCTGCTCGTCCGGCACATCTACGACAAGTCGGTCACCAGCAACCACGTCCGCTACGCGCTGACGGAGATCGCGGACGAGTGCCGCCACTCGATGATGTTCGCCAAGCTGATCCAGAAGGGCGGCGCGCCGGCGTACCCCGTGCCGCGCGTCTACCACAACATGGCGCGCGTTCTGAAGACCGTATCCACCACCCCGGGGTCGTTCGCGGCGACGCTGCTGGGCGAGGAGATCCTCGACTGGATGCAGCGGCTCACCTTCCCCGACGAGCGCATCCAGCCGCTGGTACGCGGCGTGACCCGCATCCACGTGGTCGAGGAGGCCCGCCACGTGCGGTACGCGCGCGAGGAGCTGCGCCGGCAGATGGTGACGGCGCCGCGCTGGGAGCAGGAGTTCACGCGCGTCAGCTGCGGGGAGGCCGCGCGGGTGTTCTCGGTGTGCTTCGTGAACCCGCAGGTGTACGAGAACGTCGGCCTCGACCGCCGAGAGGCCGTGGCCCAGGTGCGGGCGAGCGGCCACCGCAGGGAGGTCATGCAGTCGGGGGCGCGGCGCCTGACGGACTTCCTGGACGACATAGGCGTGCTGCGCGGCGTGGGCCGCAGGCTGTGGCGCAGCTCGGGCCTCCTGGCCTGA
- a CDS encoding PQQ-binding-like beta-propeller repeat protein, protein MPSQPLRADDPRHVGPYAVFARFGESASAVRYLAQGPGGGTVMVAVPRPDLAELPAFRRRFAAEARTAELLAGGWVPEPADAERTSWTATAYVPALTLGEAVALAGPLPERAVRVLGAGLAETLSRVHATGTVLRGLAPDTVLLAADGPRLTAFGALGAAVAVEAGPGGHVSVRLGHLTPEQVAGEEPGAPSDIFVLGLLLAYAATGAPPLPPDAAGIATAEADLGAVPEGLRALLADCLAKSPESRPTAGEAAAALALEGAAALARDGWLPPRLEAALKSQPDEVGALRAAAASDAATTPTSEVLPTAGTPTAGPLGATGAPTTKALDAAGTPVAGPQSTASTPAAGPQNTASAPAAGPQNTASTPAAGPQNTPSTPAAGARTPAGGAWAGGQAGPLPAGLPAVPSGGGPSVGAGASVLPIPLPPPPPAGEAAAPSRRALFVGVAAGAAGLVVGGGAGALLRGERSGPAPVPDAEPVVRPRPSVAGVAPQPRWRYEHPETPGEALRTAVWRDRTLVLTSDADATAVDLATGRRLWRRAEGASLEAARPAGDDLLFVAGREELLWLSAATGAVAHRLRLRDRIPGVPGVSLVGVAGQDGATVWFTGAHGTVTSLFAFDVVRRALLWRTPLPPSRAPYKPRYSVVVARPDAVVMAQDPLSVSVAQNAATKGMALFRSFDRATGRQRWARPFGAVRPGAAATGDGAGRLLAPVGAGELHAHDLESRKRLWRLTGASLFGPVAPHEGTLFVANRAQTVYAVDPATGRPRWQRPTEAAPGRGVPRVTVSAGTVLVADGSQVTAFAAADGRRLWKFQDAGAQDPRARETTAGYAASAAGRTAVVQRGRTFYGLPLSG, encoded by the coding sequence ATGCCCAGCCAGCCACTGCGCGCGGACGATCCGCGCCACGTCGGCCCGTACGCCGTGTTCGCCCGGTTCGGGGAGTCGGCGAGCGCGGTCCGCTACCTGGCGCAGGGGCCCGGCGGGGGCACGGTCATGGTGGCCGTTCCGCGCCCTGACCTCGCCGAACTGCCGGCGTTCCGGCGGCGGTTCGCCGCGGAGGCGCGTACGGCGGAGCTGCTCGCAGGGGGCTGGGTGCCCGAGCCGGCCGACGCGGAGCGGACGTCGTGGACGGCGACCGCGTACGTCCCCGCGCTGACGCTGGGTGAGGCCGTCGCCCTGGCCGGGCCGCTGCCGGAGCGGGCGGTGCGGGTGCTGGGCGCGGGGCTGGCCGAGACGCTGTCGCGGGTGCACGCGACGGGCACGGTGCTGCGGGGGCTGGCGCCGGACACCGTCCTGCTGGCGGCGGACGGGCCGCGGCTCACCGCGTTCGGCGCGCTGGGCGCGGCGGTGGCCGTGGAGGCCGGGCCGGGCGGGCACGTGTCGGTACGGCTGGGCCATCTGACACCGGAGCAGGTGGCCGGCGAGGAGCCGGGGGCGCCCTCCGACATCTTCGTGCTGGGCCTGCTGCTGGCGTACGCGGCGACCGGCGCCCCGCCACTGCCGCCGGACGCGGCGGGCATCGCCACGGCGGAGGCGGACCTGGGCGCGGTCCCGGAGGGGCTGCGCGCGCTGCTGGCCGACTGCCTGGCCAAGAGCCCGGAGTCCCGTCCGACGGCAGGCGAGGCGGCAGCGGCTCTGGCCCTGGAGGGGGCAGCGGCCCTGGCCCGCGACGGCTGGCTGCCCCCGCGCCTGGAGGCGGCCCTGAAGTCCCAGCCGGACGAGGTCGGCGCGCTCCGGGCGGCCGCCGCGTCGGACGCCGCGACCACTCCGACGTCGGAGGTCCTGCCCACTGCGGGCACACCGACGGCGGGACCCTTGGGCGCCACGGGCGCCCCGACGACGAAGGCCCTGGACGCTGCGGGCACCCCGGTGGCGGGTCCGCAGAGCACCGCAAGCACCCCCGCGGCGGGTCCGCAGAACACCGCAAGCGCCCCAGCAGCCGGTCCACAGAACACCGCAAGCACCCCCGCAGCCGGTCCACAGAACACCCCAAGCACCCCAGCAGCGGGAGCGCGCACGCCAGCGGGCGGGGCGTGGGCCGGTGGGCAGGCGGGGCCGCTGCCCGCCGGGTTGCCGGCTGTGCCGAGCGGTGGGGGGCCTTCCGTGGGGGCGGGGGCTTCCGTGCTGCCCATCCCCCTGCCTCCCCCGCCCCCGGCGGGGGAGGCCGCGGCGCCGTCGCGGCGGGCCCTGTTCGTCGGGGTGGCCGCCGGGGCGGCCGGGCTCGTGGTGGGGGGTGGGGCCGGGGCCCTGCTGCGGGGCGAGCGGTCGGGGCCGGCGCCCGTGCCCGACGCCGAGCCCGTCGTACGTCCGCGGCCCTCCGTCGCCGGTGTGGCGCCGCAGCCGCGGTGGCGGTACGAGCACCCGGAGACGCCGGGCGAGGCGCTGCGTACCGCCGTCTGGCGGGACCGGACGCTGGTCCTCACCTCGGACGCGGACGCCACCGCCGTGGACCTCGCGACCGGCCGTCGCCTGTGGAGGCGCGCGGAGGGCGCGTCCTTGGAAGCGGCCCGCCCGGCCGGGGACGACCTCCTGTTCGTCGCCGGGCGCGAGGAGCTGCTGTGGCTGTCGGCCGCGACCGGCGCCGTCGCGCACCGGCTGCGGCTGCGGGACCGGATCCCCGGCGTGCCGGGCGTCTCGCTGGTGGGCGTGGCCGGCCAGGACGGGGCGACCGTCTGGTTCACGGGCGCGCACGGGACGGTCACGTCGCTGTTCGCGTTCGACGTCGTGCGCCGCGCGCTGCTGTGGCGTACGCCGCTGCCGCCAAGCCGCGCCCCGTACAAGCCCCGCTACAGCGTCGTCGTGGCGCGGCCGGACGCGGTGGTGATGGCGCAGGACCCGCTGTCGGTGTCCGTCGCGCAGAACGCGGCCACCAAGGGCATGGCGCTGTTCCGGTCGTTCGACCGGGCGACGGGCCGGCAGCGGTGGGCGCGGCCGTTCGGTGCCGTACGGCCGGGGGCCGCGGCGACCGGTGACGGGGCCGGGCGGCTGCTGGCCCCGGTGGGCGCCGGTGAGCTGCACGCGCACGACCTGGAGAGCCGCAAGCGGCTGTGGCGGCTCACGGGGGCGTCCCTGTTCGGTCCTGTGGCCCCGCACGAGGGCACCCTGTTCGTGGCGAACCGCGCCCAGACCGTGTACGCGGTGGACCCGGCGACGGGCAGGCCGCGCTGGCAGCGCCCGACGGAGGCGGCGCCCGGCCGGGGTGTCCCCCGGGTCACGGTGAGCGCGGGCACGGTGCTCGTGGCGGACGGGTCGCAGGTCACGGCGTTCGCGGCGGCGGACGGCCGGCGGCTGTGGAAGTTCCAGGACGCGGGGGCCCAGGACCCGCGGGCCCGCGAGACGACGGCCGGGTACGCGGCGTCGGCCGCCGGGCGGACGGCGGTGGTCCAGCGGGGCCGTACGTTCTACGGGCTGCCCCTGTCCGGGTGA
- a CDS encoding ferritin-like domain-containing protein — MSTYDLYANDPGGPRWEVPASGAARFSWDYDDGRDRLLALYQKGKDKQWDGARRIDWDLEVDPYDALGTPDEAMTVYGTRHWAAMTDKDKGELRRHYAAWQFSQFLHGEQGAMICAARIIESVPDLDAKFYSATQAMDEARHAEIYGRFLHEKVGMLYPINDDLRSLLDDTLRDSRWDMPYLGMQVLIEGLALAAFGMIRDTTNKPLPKQILAYVMQDEARHVAFGRMALRDYYRQLTDAELREREEFVIEGCHLMRDRLRGVEVLENFGIPRGEAEEMSERSEFLHLFRKLLFSRIVPCVKDIGLWGARLQKAYLDMGVFALGDADLDLLMAQDEEIADRLDRERFAREEDERVAEVADAIAEGAS; from the coding sequence GTGTCGACGTACGACCTCTACGCCAACGACCCCGGAGGGCCCCGCTGGGAGGTCCCCGCCTCGGGCGCCGCCCGCTTCTCCTGGGACTACGACGACGGCCGTGACCGGCTCCTCGCCCTCTACCAGAAGGGCAAGGACAAGCAGTGGGACGGCGCCCGCCGTATCGACTGGGACCTGGAGGTCGACCCGTACGACGCCCTCGGCACCCCGGACGAGGCGATGACCGTGTACGGCACCCGCCACTGGGCCGCGATGACCGACAAGGACAAGGGCGAGCTGCGCCGGCACTACGCCGCCTGGCAGTTCAGCCAGTTCCTCCACGGCGAGCAGGGCGCCATGATCTGCGCCGCCCGGATCATCGAGTCCGTGCCCGACCTGGACGCCAAGTTCTACTCGGCGACCCAGGCCATGGACGAGGCCCGGCACGCCGAGATCTACGGGCGGTTCCTGCACGAGAAGGTGGGGATGCTGTACCCGATCAACGACGACCTGCGCTCCCTGCTCGACGACACCCTGCGCGACTCCCGCTGGGACATGCCGTACCTCGGCATGCAGGTGCTCATCGAGGGCCTGGCGCTCGCCGCGTTCGGCATGATCCGGGACACGACGAACAAGCCGCTGCCGAAGCAGATCCTCGCGTACGTGATGCAGGACGAGGCCAGGCACGTGGCCTTCGGCAGGATGGCGCTGCGCGACTACTACCGGCAGCTCACCGACGCCGAACTGCGCGAGCGCGAGGAGTTCGTCATCGAGGGCTGCCACCTCATGCGCGACCGGCTGCGCGGCGTCGAGGTCCTGGAGAACTTCGGCATACCGCGCGGGGAGGCCGAGGAGATGTCGGAGCGGTCCGAGTTCCTGCACCTCTTCCGGAAGCTGCTGTTCAGCCGGATCGTCCCCTGCGTCAAGGACATCGGCCTGTGGGGTGCACGCCTCCAGAAGGCCTACCTGGACATGGGCGTCTTCGCCCTCGGCGATGCCGACCTCGACCTGCTGATGGCCCAGGACGAGGAGATCGCCGACCGGCTCGACCGGGAGCGCTTCGCGCGGGAGGAGGACGAGCGGGTCGCCGAGGTCGCGGACGCCATCGCGGAGGGCGCCTCCTGA
- a CDS encoding styrene monooxygenase/indole monooxygenase family protein, whose translation MRKILIVGAGQSGLQLALGLQSRGYEVTLMSNRTADEVRYGRVMSTQCMFDMALQHERDLGINFWESQAPRIEGLGVSVAGPDGSRPIDWVGRLDGYAQSVDQRVKMAGWLDTFAQRGGQLVVHGAAVSDLDYFSRTYDLVLVAAGKGELVSMFERDAERSVYSEPQRALAVSYVHGLGPRPEHPEFDAVRCNLVPGVGELFIMPTLTTSGRADILFWEGIPGGPLDVFQGVKDPAEHLALTLELMERFTPWEYARATKVELTDEGGTLAGRYAPTVRKPVGRLPGGGVVLGVADVVVANDPITGQGSNSASKCAASYLASIVEHGDRPFDEEWMRQTFERYWETAQYVTKWTNAMLAPPPEHILNLIGAAGQLPAVANRFANGFNDPTDFESYIFDPSKTAAYVESVAASSTS comes from the coding sequence GTGCGCAAGATACTCATCGTCGGAGCCGGCCAGTCCGGTCTCCAGCTCGCCCTCGGACTCCAGTCGCGGGGGTACGAGGTCACCCTGATGTCGAACCGTACGGCGGACGAGGTCAGGTATGGACGTGTCATGTCCACGCAGTGCATGTTCGACATGGCGCTCCAGCACGAGCGGGACCTCGGCATCAACTTCTGGGAGTCCCAGGCCCCGCGCATCGAAGGTCTCGGCGTCTCCGTCGCCGGGCCCGACGGGAGCCGCCCGATCGACTGGGTCGGACGGCTCGACGGGTACGCGCAGTCCGTCGACCAGCGGGTGAAGATGGCCGGCTGGCTCGACACGTTCGCCCAGCGCGGCGGCCAGCTGGTCGTCCACGGCGCCGCGGTGTCCGACCTGGACTACTTCTCGCGGACGTACGACCTGGTGCTGGTCGCCGCGGGCAAGGGCGAGCTGGTCTCGATGTTCGAGCGGGACGCCGAGCGCTCCGTGTACAGCGAGCCGCAGCGGGCGCTGGCCGTGTCGTACGTGCACGGGCTCGGGCCGCGCCCGGAGCACCCCGAGTTCGACGCGGTGCGCTGCAACCTGGTGCCGGGTGTCGGCGAACTGTTCATCATGCCGACGCTGACGACGAGCGGCCGCGCCGACATCCTCTTCTGGGAGGGCATCCCGGGCGGGCCGCTCGACGTGTTCCAGGGCGTCAAGGACCCGGCGGAGCACCTGGCGCTCACGCTGGAGCTGATGGAGCGGTTCACGCCCTGGGAGTACGCGCGGGCCACCAAGGTGGAGCTGACGGACGAGGGCGGCACGCTGGCCGGGCGGTACGCCCCGACGGTCCGCAAGCCCGTCGGCCGGCTGCCCGGAGGGGGCGTCGTCCTGGGCGTCGCGGACGTCGTCGTCGCCAACGACCCGATCACGGGCCAGGGCTCCAACTCGGCGTCCAAGTGCGCCGCGTCGTACCTGGCGTCGATCGTGGAGCACGGCGACCGGCCGTTCGACGAGGAGTGGATGCGGCAGACGTTCGAGCGCTACTGGGAGACCGCCCAGTACGTCACGAAGTGGACGAACGCCATGCTGGCACCGCCGCCGGAGCACATCCTGAACCTGATCGGCGCGGCCGGTCAGCTGCCGGCGGTGGCGAACCGTTTCGCGAACGGCTTCAACGACCCGACGGACTTCGAGTCCTACATCTTCGACCCGTCGAAGACGGCGGCGTACGTGGAGTCGGTGGCGGCGTCGTCCACCTCCTGA
- a CDS encoding NlpC/P60 family protein, with protein MSEGRYGSRFRGGRAARTKAAALALAVAGVASLAAPPAATAAEPAPTGIVELLTKLQQLYREAEAAGETYNAAEEELKEQAARTAELTGDLARTRDALARSRAVAGHLARAQYQGRTDLSLSLRLLFARDADRALEQGQVFRRVAREQAAAVARLASGEKRADALATASRRALDRQQTLIARREAARDTARSRLDQAEKVLAGLSPDQLAELAALESSRTQDAQSALLAGGVLGGGERLPSPLGGEALDYAMAQLGKPYAAGAEGPEAFDGSGLASRAWSEAGRTVPRTSGEQWRVLPRVPLRSLRPGDLVLYFPEATHVALYLGRGLVVHAPHPGGRVRVAPLAAHPVLGAVRPDAGVRSLGSYSPPELPPEAAALLDAQAEAG; from the coding sequence ATGTCAGAAGGGCGGTACGGGTCACGGTTCCGTGGCGGACGTGCCGCGAGGACGAAGGCGGCCGCGCTGGCCCTCGCGGTGGCCGGCGTGGCCTCGCTGGCCGCGCCCCCCGCCGCGACGGCCGCCGAACCGGCGCCCACGGGCATCGTCGAGCTGCTGACGAAGCTTCAGCAGCTGTACCGCGAGGCGGAGGCGGCGGGCGAGACGTACAACGCCGCCGAGGAGGAGCTGAAGGAGCAGGCCGCGCGGACCGCGGAGCTGACCGGCGACCTGGCGCGGACCCGCGACGCGCTGGCCCGGAGCCGGGCCGTGGCGGGGCACCTGGCGCGGGCGCAGTACCAGGGCCGTACGGACCTGTCGCTGTCCCTGCGGCTCCTGTTCGCGCGGGACGCGGACCGGGCGCTGGAGCAGGGGCAGGTGTTCCGCCGGGTCGCCCGCGAACAGGCGGCGGCGGTGGCCCGGCTGGCGAGCGGCGAGAAACGGGCCGACGCCCTGGCGACCGCCTCGCGCCGGGCCCTGGACCGGCAGCAGACGCTGATCGCCCGCCGGGAGGCGGCGCGCGATACCGCGCGGTCCAGGCTCGACCAGGCCGAGAAGGTCCTCGCCGGCCTCTCGCCGGACCAGCTGGCGGAGCTGGCCGCGCTGGAGAGCAGCCGCACGCAGGACGCCCAGAGCGCCCTGCTCGCCGGCGGTGTCCTGGGCGGCGGCGAGCGTCTGCCGTCGCCGTTGGGCGGGGAGGCGCTGGACTACGCGATGGCGCAGCTCGGCAAGCCGTACGCCGCCGGGGCGGAGGGGCCCGAGGCCTTCGACGGCTCGGGGCTGGCCTCGCGGGCCTGGTCGGAGGCGGGGCGGACGGTGCCGCGCACGAGCGGCGAGCAGTGGCGGGTGCTGCCGCGGGTGCCGCTGCGGTCGCTGCGGCCCGGTGACCTGGTGCTGTACTTCCCGGAGGCCACGCATGTGGCGCTGTATCTGGGGCGGGGACTTGTGGTGCATGCCCCGCACCCGGGTGGGCGGGTGCGGGTCGCGCCGCTGGCGGCCCACCCCGTCCTGGGTGCGGTCAGGCCGGACGCGGGCGTCCGCAGCCTGGGGTCGTACAGCCCGCCGGAGCTGCCGCCGGAGGCCGCCGCCCTGTTGGACGCGCAGGCGGAGGCGGGGTGA
- a CDS encoding DUF742 domain-containing protein, with translation MSASASGAASAPKLPIRGGGRRPARVRPYSLTGGRTRFGHVLLVETFVAALAAPADGGRKELPNGGLGARLMPEMRAIVEVCRRMRTVAEISALLRMPLGVVRVLLSDLADQGKIRVYGTGHGTGQPDRALLERVLGGLRRL, from the coding sequence CTGTCGGCTTCCGCGTCCGGGGCGGCGTCCGCCCCGAAGCTCCCGATACGCGGCGGCGGCCGCCGCCCCGCCCGCGTACGCCCCTACTCGCTCACCGGCGGCCGCACCCGCTTCGGCCACGTGCTGCTCGTCGAGACGTTCGTCGCCGCGCTCGCGGCACCGGCCGACGGCGGCCGCAAGGAACTGCCGAACGGCGGCCTCGGCGCCCGCCTCATGCCCGAGATGCGCGCCATCGTCGAGGTGTGCCGGCGGATGCGTACCGTCGCCGAGATCTCGGCGCTGCTGAGGATGCCGCTGGGAGTCGTCCGGGTGCTGCTCAGCGACCTCGCCGACCAGGGAAAGATCCGTGTGTACGGGACCGGTCACGGCACCGGCCAGCCCGATCGCGCGCTGCTCGAAAGGGTGCTGGGTGGACTCCGCCGTCTCTGA
- a CDS encoding roadblock/LC7 domain-containing protein yields the protein MSATTGTGTETHGLSSEARNLHWLLGNLVEEVPGVRSVAVVSSDGLLLLTSDPERAATTSTAERPRSPRGSSADLATIVSGIGSLTVGAARLMDGGGVKQTMVAMEEGSVFVMSISDGSLLGVHAAPDCDMSVVAYHMALFVGRAGHVLTPELRSELRKSMEGGQ from the coding sequence TTGAGTGCGACGACCGGCACCGGCACCGAAACCCACGGACTGAGCAGTGAGGCCCGAAACCTCCACTGGCTGCTGGGCAATCTCGTGGAGGAGGTGCCAGGGGTCCGGTCGGTCGCCGTCGTCTCGTCGGACGGGCTGCTGCTGTTGACCTCCGACCCCGAGCGCGCCGCGACCACGTCCACGGCCGAGCGGCCCCGGAGCCCGCGCGGCTCCAGCGCCGACCTCGCCACGATCGTCTCGGGCATCGGCAGCCTCACCGTCGGCGCCGCCCGCCTCATGGACGGCGGCGGCGTCAAGCAGACCATGGTCGCCATGGAGGAGGGCAGCGTGTTCGTCATGTCCATCAGTGACGGCTCGCTCCTCGGCGTCCACGCCGCGCCCGACTGCGACATGAGCGTCGTGGCGTACCACATGGCCCTCTTCGTGGGCCGCGCCGGACATGTCCTGACCCCCGAACTCCGCAGCGAGCTGCGCAAGTCGATGGAGGGTGGCCAGTGA
- a CDS encoding GTP-binding protein has translation MDSAVSDSAFSGSVVSDSPASGGFPVLQPEEEAQAWQLDHTRAPIATKVVVAGGFGVGKTTFVSSVSEITPLQTEALMTQASAGTDDLSATPEKLTTTVAMDFGRITLDDDLVLYVFGTPGQQRFWFMWDDLVRGAIGAVVMADTRRLTDCFPALDYFESCGLPYVVAVNHFEGTERFEAEDVREALTVPPDVPVVIMDARSRITVIESLLALVARALETTPE, from the coding sequence GTGGACTCCGCCGTCTCTGACTCCGCCTTCTCCGGCTCCGTCGTCTCCGACTCTCCTGCCTCCGGCGGCTTCCCCGTCCTCCAGCCGGAGGAGGAGGCGCAGGCCTGGCAGCTCGACCACACGCGGGCCCCGATCGCGACCAAGGTGGTCGTCGCGGGCGGTTTCGGCGTCGGCAAGACGACCTTCGTCTCGTCCGTCTCCGAGATCACGCCGCTGCAGACCGAAGCCCTGATGACGCAGGCGAGCGCGGGCACCGACGACCTCTCCGCGACGCCGGAGAAGCTCACCACCACGGTCGCCATGGACTTCGGGCGCATCACGCTCGACGACGACCTGGTGCTGTACGTCTTCGGCACGCCCGGCCAGCAGCGCTTCTGGTTCATGTGGGACGACCTGGTGCGCGGTGCCATCGGCGCCGTCGTCATGGCCGACACGCGCCGGCTCACCGACTGCTTCCCCGCGCTGGACTACTTCGAGAGCTGCGGCCTGCCGTACGTCGTGGCGGTCAACCACTTCGAGGGCACCGAGCGGTTCGAGGCCGAGGACGTGCGCGAAGCGCTCACCGTGCCGCCCGACGTACCGGTGGTGATCATGGATGCGCGCAGCCGGATCACCGTGATCGAGTCGCTGCTGGCGCTGGTCGCGCGGGCCCTCGAGACCACCCCCGAGTAA
- a CDS encoding DUF3291 domain-containing protein has protein sequence MTSYELAQVNIARLRFPLDSAELKDFVDALDPVNAVADAAPGFVWRLQTEGGDATDLRVFGDEWMMINMSVWRDTDALTAFIYQGRHRELLGRRHEWFERMREAMAALWWVEAGHRPTVEEAEKRLLHLREHGPTPFAFTLTRSFPPGVS, from the coding sequence ATGACCTCCTACGAACTGGCACAGGTGAACATAGCGCGGCTCAGATTCCCCCTGGACTCGGCTGAGTTGAAGGACTTCGTCGACGCACTGGACCCGGTCAACGCGGTGGCGGACGCCGCGCCGGGGTTCGTGTGGCGGCTGCAGACGGAGGGCGGCGACGCGACGGACCTGCGGGTCTTCGGCGACGAGTGGATGATGATCAACATGTCGGTGTGGCGGGACACCGACGCGCTGACGGCGTTCATCTACCAGGGCCGCCACCGCGAGCTGCTGGGGCGGCGGCACGAGTGGTTCGAGCGGATGCGGGAGGCCATGGCGGCGCTGTGGTGGGTCGAGGCGGGGCACCGCCCGACGGTGGAGGAGGCCGAGAAGCGCCTCCTCCACCTGCGGGAGCACGGGCCGACGCCCTTCGCGTTCACACTGACCAGGAGCTTCCCGCCGGGCGTCAGTTGA